The Lagopus muta isolate bLagMut1 chromosome 4, bLagMut1 primary, whole genome shotgun sequence genome has a window encoding:
- the PCDH7 gene encoding protocadherin-7 isoform X5, whose product MRKMRTLLGFVHCCCCCFLLLLPPPLRVSLAAAKQLLRYRLAEEGPADIRIGNVAADLGIVTGSGEVTFSLESGSDYLKIDNMTGELSTTERRIDREKLPQCQMIFDENECFLDFEVSVIGPSQSWVDLFEGRVIILDINDNTPTFPSPVLTLTVEENRPVGTLYLLPTATDRDFGRNGIERYELLQEPGGDGGRRGGGGGAGGGGGGGGGGGGGGGAAAAGSESALYPGGSKRRQEAEARSSVFELQVADTLDGEKQPQLIVKGALDREQRDSYELSLRVRDGGEPARSSQAILRVLITDVNDNSPRFEKSVYEADLAENSSPGTPILQLRATDLDVGVNGQIEYVFGAATESVRRLLRLDETSGWLSVLHRIDREEVNQLRFTVMARDRGQPPKTDKATVVLNIRDENDNVPTIDIRKIGRIPLRDGVASVAEDVLVDTPIALVQVSDRDQGENGVVTCTVVGDVPFQLKPASEGEGEPQNKRKYFLHTSAPLDYEAVRDYNVVIVAVDSGSPSLSSNNSLLVRVADTNDNPPVFGQAVLEVSFPENNLPGERVATVVATDADSGKNAELTYSLEPSPLSSESPSGIFSIDPDSGDVSVQVVLDREQRDTYEFQVTARDKGVPSLQGSTMVVVRVADRNDNEPRFMQDVFTFYVKENLQPNSPVGMVTVMDFDKGRNAELSLSIQPSDHDQATGIFSIENDTGTIYSTVSFDREQQTSYTFKVKAVDGGEPSRSATATVSLFVMDENDNAPTVTFPSNSSYTVLPPSSNMRTVVATVVATDADTGLNADLNYSIVGGNPFKLFEIDPASGVVSLVGKLAPKHYGLHRLVVQVNDSGQPPQSTTALLHVFVNESLSNATIVEGQVARSLHTPLAQDIAGDPSYELSKQRLSIVIGVVAGIMTVILLILVVVMARYCRSKGKHGYEAGKKDHEDFFTPQQHDKAKKPKKDKKGKKGKQPLYSSIVTVEASKPNGQRYDSVNEKLSDSPGMGRYRSVNGGPGSPDLARHYKSSSPLPTVQLHPQSPTAGKKHQAVQDLPPANTFVGAGDNISIGSDHCSEYSCQASSKYSKQIQGLCQM is encoded by the coding sequence atgaggaaaatgcgGACTCTTCTCGGCTttgtgcactgctgctgctgctgcttcttgctcCTCCTGCCTCCGCCGCTCCGGGTCAGCCTGGCAGCGgccaagcagctgctgaggtACCGGCTGGCCGAGGAGGGACCCGCCGACATCCGCATCGGTAACGTGGCCGCCGACCTGGGCATCGTGACGGGCTCCGGAGAGGTGACATTCAGCCTGGAATCAGGCTCCGACTACCTCAAGATCGATAACATGACCGGGGAGCTGAGCACCACGGAGCGGCGCATCGACCGCGAGAAGTTGCCGCAGTGCCAGATGATCTTCGACGAGAACGAGTGCTTCTTGGACTTCGAGGTGTCGGTCATCGGCCCCTCGCAGAGCTGGGTGGACCTCTTCGAGGGCCGGGTCATCATCCTGGACATCAATGACAACACCCCCACCTTCCCTTCCCCCGTCCTCACGCTCACCGTGGAGGAGAACCGGCCCGTGGGGACCCTCTACCTGCTCCCCACCGCCACCGACAGGGATTTCGGCCGCAACGGCATCGAGCGCTACgagctgctgcaggaacccGGAGGGGACGGGGGacggcgcggcggcggcggcggcgctggaggcggtggcggcggcggcggcggcggcggcggcgggggcggtGCTGCGGCGGCCGGCTCGGAGAGCGCCCTCTACCCCGGCGGCAGCAAGCGGAGGCAGGAGGCGGAGGCCCGCAGCAGCGTGTTTGAGCTGCAGGTGGCCGACACCCTGGACGGGGAGAAGCAGCCGCAGCTGATCGTCAAGGGGGCGCTAGACCGTGAGCAGCGGGACTCCTACGAACTGAGCCTGCGCGTGCGCGACGGCGGCGAGCCCGCGCGTTCCTCACAGGCCATCCTGCGCGTGCTGATCACCGACGTGAACGACAACAGCCCCCGCTTCGAGAAGAGCGTCTACGAGGCCGACCTGGCGGAGAACAGCAGCCCCGGGACCCCTATCTTGCAGCTGCGAGCCACCGACCTGGACGTAGGGGTGAACGGGCAGATCGAGTACGTCTTTGGGGCAGCCACCGAGTCGGTCAGGCGGCTGCTGCGGCTGGATGAGACCTCAGGGTGGCTCAGCGTCCTGCACCGCATTGACCGTGAGGAGGTTAACCAGCTGCGCTTCACCGTGATGGCCCGGGACCGTGGGCAGCCCCCTAAGACAGACAAGGCCACGGTGGTGTTGAACATCCGTGATGAGAATGACAATGTGCCCACCATTGATATCCGGAAGATTGGGCGCATCCCACTGAGGGATGGAGTGGCCAGCGTGGCTGAGGACGTGCTGGTGGATACCCCCATTGCCCTGGTGCAGGTATCAGATCGGGACCAAGGCGAAAATGGTGTGGTGACCTGCACCGTGGTGGGGGATGTGCCCTTCCAGCTCAAGCCAGCCAGTGAAGGTGAAGGGGAGCCGCAGAACAAGCGCAAGTACTTCCTCCACACCTCAGCCCCTCTGGACTATGAGGCTGTACGTGACTACAATGTGGTGATCGTAGCTGTGGACTCAGGCAGCCCCAGCTTGTCCAGTAACAACTCCTTGCTAGTGCGGGTCGCGGACACTAATGACAACCCTCCTGTGTTCGGCCAGGCTGTACTGGAGGTTTCTTTCCCAGAGAACAATCTGCCTGGTGAGAGGGTGGCCACAGTGGTGGCCACAGATGCGGACAGTGGCAAGAATGCCGAGCTTACCTATTCCCTGGAGCCCTCACCCCTCTCCTCAGAGTCACCAAGCGGCATCTTCAGCATTGACCCCGACTCTGGGGATGTGTCTGTGCAAGTGGTGCTGGACCGTGAGCAGCGTGACACCTATGAGTTCCAAGTGACGGCCCGAGACAAAGGGGTGCCATCACTGCAGGGCTCCACCATGGTGGTGGTGCGGGTGGCAGATCGCAATGACAATGAGCCGCGCTTCATGCAGGATGTGTTCACTTTCTACGTGAAGGAGAACCTGCAGCCCAACAGTCCCGTGGGCATGGTAACTGTGATGGACTTTGACAAGGGGCGCAATGCTGAGCTCAGCCTCTCCATACAGCCCAGTGATCATGACCAGGCAACTGGCATCTTCTCCATTGAAAATGACACAGGAACCATCTACTCCACAGTCTCATTTGACCGGGAGCAGCAGACCAGCTACACCTTCAAAGTAAAGGCTGTGGATGGGGGTGAGCCGTCACGTTCGGCCACTGCTACTGTGTCCCTCTTCGTAATGGATGAGAATGACAATGCGCCCACTGTTACTTTCCCCAGCAACAGCTCCTACACTGTGTTGCCGCCCTCCAGCAACATGCGCACTGTAGTGGCCACGGTGGTTGCAACTGATGCTGACACTGGCCTCAATGCTGACCTCAACTACAGCATTGTTGGAGGAAACCCCTTCAAGCTCTTTGAGATTGATCCAGCCAGTGGCGTGGTATCACTGGTGGGCAAGCTGGCCCCTAAGCACTATGGCCTGCACCGCCTTGTTGTGCAAGTGAATGACAGTGGCCAGCCACCCCAGTCAACAACTGCCCTGCTCCATGTCTTCGTCAATGAGAGCTTGTCCAATGCCACCATAGTGGAGGGCCAGGTGGCACGCAGCCTCCACACACCTCTGGCCCAGGACATTGCCGGTGATCCCAGCTACGAGCTGAGCAAACAGCGCCTCAGCATTGTCATCGGTGTGGTGGCTGGCATCATGACTGTCATCCTCCTCATCCTGGTGGTGGTGATGGCCCGCTACTGCCGCTCCAAAGGCAAGCATGGCTACGAGGCTGGCAAGAAGGACCATGAGGACTTCTTCACCCCACAGCAGCACGACAAGGCCAAGAAGCCCAAGAAGgacaagaaaggcaaaaagggCAAGCAGCCTCTCTACAGCAGCATCGTCACTGTCGAGGCCTCCAAGCCCAATGGGCAGCGCTATGACAGCGTGAACGAGAAGCTCTCAGACAGCCCTGGCATGGGCCGCTACCGCTCAGTCAATGGTGGCCCGGGCAGTCCTGACCTAGCCCGGCATTACAAGTCGAGCTCACCACTGCCCACCGTGCAGCTGCATCCGCAGTCCCCCACTGCTGGCAAAAAGCACCAGGCCGTGCAGGACCTGCCCCCTGCCAACACCTTCGTGGGCGCTGGTGACAACATTTCCATTGGCTCGGACCACTGCTCCGAGTACAGCTGCCAGGCCAGCAGCAAGTACAGCAAGCAG
- the PCDH7 gene encoding protocadherin-7 isoform X6: protein MRKMRTLLGFVHCCCCCFLLLLPPPLRVSLAAAKQLLRYRLAEEGPADIRIGNVAADLGIVTGSGEVTFSLESGSDYLKIDNMTGELSTTERRIDREKLPQCQMIFDENECFLDFEVSVIGPSQSWVDLFEGRVIILDINDNTPTFPSPVLTLTVEENRPVGTLYLLPTATDRDFGRNGIERYELLQEPGGDGGRRGGGGGAGGGGGGGGGGGGGGGAAAAGSESALYPGGSKRRQEAEARSSVFELQVADTLDGEKQPQLIVKGALDREQRDSYELSLRVRDGGEPARSSQAILRVLITDVNDNSPRFEKSVYEADLAENSSPGTPILQLRATDLDVGVNGQIEYVFGAATESVRRLLRLDETSGWLSVLHRIDREEVNQLRFTVMARDRGQPPKTDKATVVLNIRDENDNVPTIDIRKIGRIPLRDGVASVAEDVLVDTPIALVQVSDRDQGENGVVTCTVVGDVPFQLKPASEGEGEPQNKRKYFLHTSAPLDYEAVRDYNVVIVAVDSGSPSLSSNNSLLVRVADTNDNPPVFGQAVLEVSFPENNLPGERVATVVATDADSGKNAELTYSLEPSPLSSESPSGIFSIDPDSGDVSVQVVLDREQRDTYEFQVTARDKGVPSLQGSTMVVVRVADRNDNEPRFMQDVFTFYVKENLQPNSPVGMVTVMDFDKGRNAELSLSIQPSDHDQATGIFSIENDTGTIYSTVSFDREQQTSYTFKVKAVDGGEPSRSATATVSLFVMDENDNAPTVTFPSNSSYTVLPPSSNMRTVVATVVATDADTGLNADLNYSIVGGNPFKLFEIDPASGVVSLVGKLAPKHYGLHRLVVQVNDSGQPPQSTTALLHVFVNESLSNATIVEGQVARSLHTPLAQDIAGDPSYELSKQRLSIVIGVVAGIMTVILLILVVVMARYCRSKGKHGYEAGKKDHEDFFTPQQHDKAKKPKKDKKGKKGKQPLYSSIVTVEASKPNGQRYDSVNEKLSDSPGMGRYRSVNGGPGSPDLARHYKSSSPLPTVQLHPQSPTAGKKHQAVQDLPPANTFVGAGDNISIGSDHCSEYSCQASSKYSKQM, encoded by the coding sequence atgaggaaaatgcgGACTCTTCTCGGCTttgtgcactgctgctgctgctgcttcttgctcCTCCTGCCTCCGCCGCTCCGGGTCAGCCTGGCAGCGgccaagcagctgctgaggtACCGGCTGGCCGAGGAGGGACCCGCCGACATCCGCATCGGTAACGTGGCCGCCGACCTGGGCATCGTGACGGGCTCCGGAGAGGTGACATTCAGCCTGGAATCAGGCTCCGACTACCTCAAGATCGATAACATGACCGGGGAGCTGAGCACCACGGAGCGGCGCATCGACCGCGAGAAGTTGCCGCAGTGCCAGATGATCTTCGACGAGAACGAGTGCTTCTTGGACTTCGAGGTGTCGGTCATCGGCCCCTCGCAGAGCTGGGTGGACCTCTTCGAGGGCCGGGTCATCATCCTGGACATCAATGACAACACCCCCACCTTCCCTTCCCCCGTCCTCACGCTCACCGTGGAGGAGAACCGGCCCGTGGGGACCCTCTACCTGCTCCCCACCGCCACCGACAGGGATTTCGGCCGCAACGGCATCGAGCGCTACgagctgctgcaggaacccGGAGGGGACGGGGGacggcgcggcggcggcggcggcgctggaggcggtggcggcggcggcggcggcggcggcggcgggggcggtGCTGCGGCGGCCGGCTCGGAGAGCGCCCTCTACCCCGGCGGCAGCAAGCGGAGGCAGGAGGCGGAGGCCCGCAGCAGCGTGTTTGAGCTGCAGGTGGCCGACACCCTGGACGGGGAGAAGCAGCCGCAGCTGATCGTCAAGGGGGCGCTAGACCGTGAGCAGCGGGACTCCTACGAACTGAGCCTGCGCGTGCGCGACGGCGGCGAGCCCGCGCGTTCCTCACAGGCCATCCTGCGCGTGCTGATCACCGACGTGAACGACAACAGCCCCCGCTTCGAGAAGAGCGTCTACGAGGCCGACCTGGCGGAGAACAGCAGCCCCGGGACCCCTATCTTGCAGCTGCGAGCCACCGACCTGGACGTAGGGGTGAACGGGCAGATCGAGTACGTCTTTGGGGCAGCCACCGAGTCGGTCAGGCGGCTGCTGCGGCTGGATGAGACCTCAGGGTGGCTCAGCGTCCTGCACCGCATTGACCGTGAGGAGGTTAACCAGCTGCGCTTCACCGTGATGGCCCGGGACCGTGGGCAGCCCCCTAAGACAGACAAGGCCACGGTGGTGTTGAACATCCGTGATGAGAATGACAATGTGCCCACCATTGATATCCGGAAGATTGGGCGCATCCCACTGAGGGATGGAGTGGCCAGCGTGGCTGAGGACGTGCTGGTGGATACCCCCATTGCCCTGGTGCAGGTATCAGATCGGGACCAAGGCGAAAATGGTGTGGTGACCTGCACCGTGGTGGGGGATGTGCCCTTCCAGCTCAAGCCAGCCAGTGAAGGTGAAGGGGAGCCGCAGAACAAGCGCAAGTACTTCCTCCACACCTCAGCCCCTCTGGACTATGAGGCTGTACGTGACTACAATGTGGTGATCGTAGCTGTGGACTCAGGCAGCCCCAGCTTGTCCAGTAACAACTCCTTGCTAGTGCGGGTCGCGGACACTAATGACAACCCTCCTGTGTTCGGCCAGGCTGTACTGGAGGTTTCTTTCCCAGAGAACAATCTGCCTGGTGAGAGGGTGGCCACAGTGGTGGCCACAGATGCGGACAGTGGCAAGAATGCCGAGCTTACCTATTCCCTGGAGCCCTCACCCCTCTCCTCAGAGTCACCAAGCGGCATCTTCAGCATTGACCCCGACTCTGGGGATGTGTCTGTGCAAGTGGTGCTGGACCGTGAGCAGCGTGACACCTATGAGTTCCAAGTGACGGCCCGAGACAAAGGGGTGCCATCACTGCAGGGCTCCACCATGGTGGTGGTGCGGGTGGCAGATCGCAATGACAATGAGCCGCGCTTCATGCAGGATGTGTTCACTTTCTACGTGAAGGAGAACCTGCAGCCCAACAGTCCCGTGGGCATGGTAACTGTGATGGACTTTGACAAGGGGCGCAATGCTGAGCTCAGCCTCTCCATACAGCCCAGTGATCATGACCAGGCAACTGGCATCTTCTCCATTGAAAATGACACAGGAACCATCTACTCCACAGTCTCATTTGACCGGGAGCAGCAGACCAGCTACACCTTCAAAGTAAAGGCTGTGGATGGGGGTGAGCCGTCACGTTCGGCCACTGCTACTGTGTCCCTCTTCGTAATGGATGAGAATGACAATGCGCCCACTGTTACTTTCCCCAGCAACAGCTCCTACACTGTGTTGCCGCCCTCCAGCAACATGCGCACTGTAGTGGCCACGGTGGTTGCAACTGATGCTGACACTGGCCTCAATGCTGACCTCAACTACAGCATTGTTGGAGGAAACCCCTTCAAGCTCTTTGAGATTGATCCAGCCAGTGGCGTGGTATCACTGGTGGGCAAGCTGGCCCCTAAGCACTATGGCCTGCACCGCCTTGTTGTGCAAGTGAATGACAGTGGCCAGCCACCCCAGTCAACAACTGCCCTGCTCCATGTCTTCGTCAATGAGAGCTTGTCCAATGCCACCATAGTGGAGGGCCAGGTGGCACGCAGCCTCCACACACCTCTGGCCCAGGACATTGCCGGTGATCCCAGCTACGAGCTGAGCAAACAGCGCCTCAGCATTGTCATCGGTGTGGTGGCTGGCATCATGACTGTCATCCTCCTCATCCTGGTGGTGGTGATGGCCCGCTACTGCCGCTCCAAAGGCAAGCATGGCTACGAGGCTGGCAAGAAGGACCATGAGGACTTCTTCACCCCACAGCAGCACGACAAGGCCAAGAAGCCCAAGAAGgacaagaaaggcaaaaagggCAAGCAGCCTCTCTACAGCAGCATCGTCACTGTCGAGGCCTCCAAGCCCAATGGGCAGCGCTATGACAGCGTGAACGAGAAGCTCTCAGACAGCCCTGGCATGGGCCGCTACCGCTCAGTCAATGGTGGCCCGGGCAGTCCTGACCTAGCCCGGCATTACAAGTCGAGCTCACCACTGCCCACCGTGCAGCTGCATCCGCAGTCCCCCACTGCTGGCAAAAAGCACCAGGCCGTGCAGGACCTGCCCCCTGCCAACACCTTCGTGGGCGCTGGTGACAACATTTCCATTGGCTCGGACCACTGCTCCGAGTACAGCTGCCAGGCCAGCAGCAAGTACAGCAAGCAG
- the PCDH7 gene encoding protocadherin-7 isoform X4, protein MRKMRTLLGFVHCCCCCFLLLLPPPLRVSLAAAKQLLRYRLAEEGPADIRIGNVAADLGIVTGSGEVTFSLESGSDYLKIDNMTGELSTTERRIDREKLPQCQMIFDENECFLDFEVSVIGPSQSWVDLFEGRVIILDINDNTPTFPSPVLTLTVEENRPVGTLYLLPTATDRDFGRNGIERYELLQEPGGDGGRRGGGGGAGGGGGGGGGGGGGGGAAAAGSESALYPGGSKRRQEAEARSSVFELQVADTLDGEKQPQLIVKGALDREQRDSYELSLRVRDGGEPARSSQAILRVLITDVNDNSPRFEKSVYEADLAENSSPGTPILQLRATDLDVGVNGQIEYVFGAATESVRRLLRLDETSGWLSVLHRIDREEVNQLRFTVMARDRGQPPKTDKATVVLNIRDENDNVPTIDIRKIGRIPLRDGVASVAEDVLVDTPIALVQVSDRDQGENGVVTCTVVGDVPFQLKPASEGEGEPQNKRKYFLHTSAPLDYEAVRDYNVVIVAVDSGSPSLSSNNSLLVRVADTNDNPPVFGQAVLEVSFPENNLPGERVATVVATDADSGKNAELTYSLEPSPLSSESPSGIFSIDPDSGDVSVQVVLDREQRDTYEFQVTARDKGVPSLQGSTMVVVRVADRNDNEPRFMQDVFTFYVKENLQPNSPVGMVTVMDFDKGRNAELSLSIQPSDHDQATGIFSIENDTGTIYSTVSFDREQQTSYTFKVKAVDGGEPSRSATATVSLFVMDENDNAPTVTFPSNSSYTVLPPSSNMRTVVATVVATDADTGLNADLNYSIVGGNPFKLFEIDPASGVVSLVGKLAPKHYGLHRLVVQVNDSGQPPQSTTALLHVFVNESLSNATIVEGQVARSLHTPLAQDIAGDPSYELSKQRLSIVIGVVAGIMTVILLILVVVMARYCRSKGKHGYEAGKKDHEDFFTPQQHDKAKKPKKDKKGKKGKQPLYSSIVTVEASKPNGQRYDSVNEKLSDSPGMGRYRSVNGGPGSPDLARHYKSSSPLPTVQLHPQSPTAGKKHQAVQDLPPANTFVGAGDNISIGSDHCSEYSCQASSKYSKQSAEQLQEGERLVVKLLMSETSSSS, encoded by the coding sequence atgaggaaaatgcgGACTCTTCTCGGCTttgtgcactgctgctgctgctgcttcttgctcCTCCTGCCTCCGCCGCTCCGGGTCAGCCTGGCAGCGgccaagcagctgctgaggtACCGGCTGGCCGAGGAGGGACCCGCCGACATCCGCATCGGTAACGTGGCCGCCGACCTGGGCATCGTGACGGGCTCCGGAGAGGTGACATTCAGCCTGGAATCAGGCTCCGACTACCTCAAGATCGATAACATGACCGGGGAGCTGAGCACCACGGAGCGGCGCATCGACCGCGAGAAGTTGCCGCAGTGCCAGATGATCTTCGACGAGAACGAGTGCTTCTTGGACTTCGAGGTGTCGGTCATCGGCCCCTCGCAGAGCTGGGTGGACCTCTTCGAGGGCCGGGTCATCATCCTGGACATCAATGACAACACCCCCACCTTCCCTTCCCCCGTCCTCACGCTCACCGTGGAGGAGAACCGGCCCGTGGGGACCCTCTACCTGCTCCCCACCGCCACCGACAGGGATTTCGGCCGCAACGGCATCGAGCGCTACgagctgctgcaggaacccGGAGGGGACGGGGGacggcgcggcggcggcggcggcgctggaggcggtggcggcggcggcggcggcggcggcggcgggggcggtGCTGCGGCGGCCGGCTCGGAGAGCGCCCTCTACCCCGGCGGCAGCAAGCGGAGGCAGGAGGCGGAGGCCCGCAGCAGCGTGTTTGAGCTGCAGGTGGCCGACACCCTGGACGGGGAGAAGCAGCCGCAGCTGATCGTCAAGGGGGCGCTAGACCGTGAGCAGCGGGACTCCTACGAACTGAGCCTGCGCGTGCGCGACGGCGGCGAGCCCGCGCGTTCCTCACAGGCCATCCTGCGCGTGCTGATCACCGACGTGAACGACAACAGCCCCCGCTTCGAGAAGAGCGTCTACGAGGCCGACCTGGCGGAGAACAGCAGCCCCGGGACCCCTATCTTGCAGCTGCGAGCCACCGACCTGGACGTAGGGGTGAACGGGCAGATCGAGTACGTCTTTGGGGCAGCCACCGAGTCGGTCAGGCGGCTGCTGCGGCTGGATGAGACCTCAGGGTGGCTCAGCGTCCTGCACCGCATTGACCGTGAGGAGGTTAACCAGCTGCGCTTCACCGTGATGGCCCGGGACCGTGGGCAGCCCCCTAAGACAGACAAGGCCACGGTGGTGTTGAACATCCGTGATGAGAATGACAATGTGCCCACCATTGATATCCGGAAGATTGGGCGCATCCCACTGAGGGATGGAGTGGCCAGCGTGGCTGAGGACGTGCTGGTGGATACCCCCATTGCCCTGGTGCAGGTATCAGATCGGGACCAAGGCGAAAATGGTGTGGTGACCTGCACCGTGGTGGGGGATGTGCCCTTCCAGCTCAAGCCAGCCAGTGAAGGTGAAGGGGAGCCGCAGAACAAGCGCAAGTACTTCCTCCACACCTCAGCCCCTCTGGACTATGAGGCTGTACGTGACTACAATGTGGTGATCGTAGCTGTGGACTCAGGCAGCCCCAGCTTGTCCAGTAACAACTCCTTGCTAGTGCGGGTCGCGGACACTAATGACAACCCTCCTGTGTTCGGCCAGGCTGTACTGGAGGTTTCTTTCCCAGAGAACAATCTGCCTGGTGAGAGGGTGGCCACAGTGGTGGCCACAGATGCGGACAGTGGCAAGAATGCCGAGCTTACCTATTCCCTGGAGCCCTCACCCCTCTCCTCAGAGTCACCAAGCGGCATCTTCAGCATTGACCCCGACTCTGGGGATGTGTCTGTGCAAGTGGTGCTGGACCGTGAGCAGCGTGACACCTATGAGTTCCAAGTGACGGCCCGAGACAAAGGGGTGCCATCACTGCAGGGCTCCACCATGGTGGTGGTGCGGGTGGCAGATCGCAATGACAATGAGCCGCGCTTCATGCAGGATGTGTTCACTTTCTACGTGAAGGAGAACCTGCAGCCCAACAGTCCCGTGGGCATGGTAACTGTGATGGACTTTGACAAGGGGCGCAATGCTGAGCTCAGCCTCTCCATACAGCCCAGTGATCATGACCAGGCAACTGGCATCTTCTCCATTGAAAATGACACAGGAACCATCTACTCCACAGTCTCATTTGACCGGGAGCAGCAGACCAGCTACACCTTCAAAGTAAAGGCTGTGGATGGGGGTGAGCCGTCACGTTCGGCCACTGCTACTGTGTCCCTCTTCGTAATGGATGAGAATGACAATGCGCCCACTGTTACTTTCCCCAGCAACAGCTCCTACACTGTGTTGCCGCCCTCCAGCAACATGCGCACTGTAGTGGCCACGGTGGTTGCAACTGATGCTGACACTGGCCTCAATGCTGACCTCAACTACAGCATTGTTGGAGGAAACCCCTTCAAGCTCTTTGAGATTGATCCAGCCAGTGGCGTGGTATCACTGGTGGGCAAGCTGGCCCCTAAGCACTATGGCCTGCACCGCCTTGTTGTGCAAGTGAATGACAGTGGCCAGCCACCCCAGTCAACAACTGCCCTGCTCCATGTCTTCGTCAATGAGAGCTTGTCCAATGCCACCATAGTGGAGGGCCAGGTGGCACGCAGCCTCCACACACCTCTGGCCCAGGACATTGCCGGTGATCCCAGCTACGAGCTGAGCAAACAGCGCCTCAGCATTGTCATCGGTGTGGTGGCTGGCATCATGACTGTCATCCTCCTCATCCTGGTGGTGGTGATGGCCCGCTACTGCCGCTCCAAAGGCAAGCATGGCTACGAGGCTGGCAAGAAGGACCATGAGGACTTCTTCACCCCACAGCAGCACGACAAGGCCAAGAAGCCCAAGAAGgacaagaaaggcaaaaagggCAAGCAGCCTCTCTACAGCAGCATCGTCACTGTCGAGGCCTCCAAGCCCAATGGGCAGCGCTATGACAGCGTGAACGAGAAGCTCTCAGACAGCCCTGGCATGGGCCGCTACCGCTCAGTCAATGGTGGCCCGGGCAGTCCTGACCTAGCCCGGCATTACAAGTCGAGCTCACCACTGCCCACCGTGCAGCTGCATCCGCAGTCCCCCACTGCTGGCAAAAAGCACCAGGCCGTGCAGGACCTGCCCCCTGCCAACACCTTCGTGGGCGCTGGTGACAACATTTCCATTGGCTCGGACCACTGCTCCGAGTACAGCTGCCAGGCCAGCAGCAAGTACAGCAAGCAG